ATCAGCGTCTGAGGGGCGAGTGAGACGAATCCATTGGGCCCCTGGAGAGGGCTCCCAATATCCACGCTTCCAAGCGACGGCGTCACCAGAATCTCGCCAGAGGCGCGGACGTCAAAGTTCACGAGTCGGGCGCCGCGCTCGAACGTGGCGCCATCTTTGACCCTGGCGAGCCGAGCGAGTGCTGAAGTCCGTTCGTCGGCGAGGCGAGCGTTCTCGCGGCCGGAGGTGCCCTCTTCGGTGGAGGCCTCAAGCGCCAAGCGGATCGTCCGACCCAACTCTTCGGGCGAGCAGCCTTCGGAGAGGACGTAGTAAGGCGGCGGGCCAAGGATCGTGAAGGCCGGCGTGTCGCTATAAGGGCCGATGAAGTACCTGCTGGCTCGCAGGTTTAGCCAGGCGCTCTTCACGAGCGCGAGGATAGGTGGACTCGCCTGAGCCAGTGTTCTGGAATGACCCGTGCCCCGCGACCTGCCCGACTATCCCGCTGGGTCAGCTGTAGGAGACGTCGATCTGGGCGACCTTGCCGTGTCGCATCGTGAAGCCGGTCCCCGGTGCATCCGGCATGCGCCCGGCCATGCGCCAGCACTGGCCGTCGCGACAAGACACACGGAGAGCGCGCAACTCCTCTCGGCTTGACCCGACACGCACGCCGGACCGAGTGCGGAAGCCGCCCCACTTGGTCTCAAGGTCCTCGACCCGCGTCGTCAGCTGATCGTGGAACCAGTAGTCGACGCGAAGGCGGCCCCCGAAGTACCAGACGACACCACGACGCCTTGACCTGCCGGGTCCTAATACCTTCTCGACCCTTCTTCGCGGCTCGTTCAAGCTTATGCCTCCAATCGAATGGCCGAGCACGATCAGCCGGTTTTGAGAAGTCCGCTGCTTTGGATCGCTTCCACTGCAGCCAGAGACCACCGCAGAAGCTGTGGCGAGAAGGGCCAAGGCCGTGACGCGCTTCATCGCAAAACAAACTAGAGCAGAGGCGCCGCCAAGTCACAAGCGAAGGATCTCCGTCTGGGCCCCCAGTGTTAGGGAATGAGTCCTGAGCAAATGCGCACGTCCTTAGTACGATCATCGGGTGGGCGGCGACTCGGCAGATGGCCCCAGGAAGCAGATTTGGATCGGCTCGATCGTGATCCGCTGCCGACGTTTCGACGAGATGCTCGCGTTCTGGCAGGCGGCCCTCGGCTACGTCATGCAAGCGCCGCCAAAGGATGGTTGGGTCATACTCACCGACCCGACCGGAAAAGGCCCAAACATCTCCCTCGACCAGGTCGAGCAACCACCACCGCTCGGTGAAACCAGCAGGGTGCATCTCGACTTCTAC
This is a stretch of genomic DNA from Mycobacteriales bacterium. It encodes these proteins:
- a CDS encoding VOC family protein translates to MGGDSADGPRKQIWIGSIVIRCRRFDEMLAFWQAALGYVMQAPPKDGWVILTDPTGKGPNISLDQVEQPPPLGETSRVHLDFYTDDGEGEVERLLALGATRYERETSPDDDFVVLVDPDGNRFCVVD